From the Mastacembelus armatus chromosome 14, fMasArm1.2, whole genome shotgun sequence genome, one window contains:
- the LOC113142868 gene encoding interferon regulatory factor 2-binding protein 1, which translates to MSSASQSSSRRQWCYLCDLPKMPWAMLWEFSEAVCRGCVNYDGADRIELLIETARQLKSTHGVLDGRSPGPQQGKPSATGPMEAGRQHGERVDRGRGEYGVSSRLPNGLHRAEDVAMSEGSRQSPNTRRAIAGAVSGIHGSISHALIAQGLVAAPHGLLAPLSGSRAGATPIAVSAGPVMGDAGRRQVVSLGVGASTSALVGIDPAVWRNNEVMAEFSEVSRSRVEGWPNRPKAVRDVLIALSSCVPFNVRFRKDHNLMGRVLAFDAITTPEFELKMFVEYPAGSGMIFSGVPDLVRQMFRDSAKDAGKAVNSGLRYVEYEKRQGTGDWRGLAELLNDGVRMFKEPPIPEVLPQADTAPSMAVSGRPVPAKSTTRRRKASPGSENGENDGRPDHPAREPWPRGAYSGMEPLPGMAASQEGPPRLHSQPSPISALMGVADSLSSSQMARDSPSMSTAHSSAAGRPTSSSPSTASTSVSQAAMGQGLSVAGSSSNTSTGESSSSAQGTLLCCTLCRERLEDTHFVQCPSVPHHKFCFPCTRGFIRNQGQGGEVYCPSGERCPLTGSTVPWAFMQGEISTILAADGDVTVKKENDP; encoded by the coding sequence ATGTCCTCCGCCTCGCAGTCCTCGTCTAGACGGCAATGGTGCTACCTCTGCGACCTGCCCAAGATGCCCTGGGCCATGCTGTGGGAGTTCAGCGAAGCTGTGTGCCGGGGATGCGTCAACTACGACGGGGCAGACCGCATCGAGCTCCTCATAGAAACTGCCAGACAACTGAAGAGCACGCACGGAGTTTTAGACGGCAGGTCCCCTGGTCCACAGCAGGGCAAGCCCAGCGCTACCGGGCCCATGGAGGCAGGGCGGCAGCATGGAGAGCGTGTGGACAGGGGGAGGGGTGAGTATGGGGTGTCTTCCCGCCTCCCCAATGGTCTgcacagagctgaagatgtGGCCATGTCAGAGGGGAGCCGGCAGAGCCCGAACACTCGTCGGGCTATAGCTGGGGCCGTTTCTGGCATACATGGCAGCATATCTCATGCCTTGATAGCTCAGGGCTTAGTAGCAGCGCCTCATGGTCTTCTGGCCCCATTGTCAGGCTCCCGGGCTGGGGCCACACCTATTGCGGTCTCAGCTGGCCCTGTAATGGGTGATGCTGGCAGAAGACAGGTGGTGTCCCTGGGTGTGGGAGCCAGCACCTCTGCTCTGGTGGGTATAGATCCTGCTGTGTGGAGGAACAACGAAGTGATGGCTGAATTCAGTGAGGTTTCTCGTAGCAGGGTTGAAGGCTGGCCAAACCGTCCCAAAGCAGTGCGCGATGTGCTTATAGCTCTCAGCAGCTGCGTCCCCTTTAATGTGCGCTTCAGGAAAGACCATAATCTGATGGGTCGTGTTCTGGCCTTCGATGCCATTACAACCCCTGAGTTTGAGCTGAAGATGTTTGTAGAGTATCCTGCTGGCTCTGGAATGATTTTCTCAGGAGTTCCAGACCTGGTTAGGCAGATGTTCCGTGACTCAGCCAAGGATGCAGGTAAAGCAGTCAATTCTGGGCTACGATATGTGGAATATGAGAAGCGGCAAGGCACAGGAGACTGGCGTGGGCTGGCTGAGCTGTTGAATGATGGCGTGCGTATGTTCAAAGAGCCCCCAATCCCAGAGGTTCTGCCACAGGCAGACACGGCGCCATCTATGGCAGTCTCTGGTCGCCCTGTACCAGCAAAGAGCACCACTCGGCGTCGCAAGGCTTCTCCAGGCTCTGAGAATGGAGAGAATGATGGGAGGCCTGATCATCCAGCGAGAGAGCCCTGGCCCCGAGGTGCTTATTCAGGCATGGAACCTCTTCCTGGCATGGCTGCCTCTCAAGAGGGCCCACCCCGTTTGCACAGCCAGCCGTCACCCATCTCAGCACTCATGGGAGTTGCAGACAGTCTGAGCTCCAGCCAAATGGCCAGAGACAGCCCCAGCATGTCCACAGCCCACTCCTCCGCAGCAGGGCGTCCCACCAGCAGCAGCCCCTCCACTGCCTCCACCTCAGTCTCCCAGGCAGCCATGGGGCAAGGTTTAAGTGTGGCTGGGTCAAGCAGCAACACCAGCACTGGGGAGTCTTCAAGCAGTGCTCAGGgcactctgctctgctgcactCTCTGTAGAGAGCGCTTGGAGGACACTCATTTTGTCCAGTGTCCCTCTGTTCCACACCACAAGTTCTGCTTCCCCTGTACACGAGGATTCATCCGCAACCAAGGTCAAGGAGGGGAGGTGTACTGCCCCAGTGGTGAGCGCTGCCCCCTGACTGGATCCACCGTGCCTTGGGCCTTCATGCAGGGGGAGATCTCAACCATCCTGGCTGCAGACGGGGATGTGACAGTCAAGAAGGAGAATGACCCTTGA